The following DNA comes from Anaerostipes rhamnosivorans.
GAAACAGAAACAGTGGGAGGATGCGGGCCGTGTCCTGGAAAGCAGACTTTTGAAGAAATTAAATGATATCCAAGCTGCGCTGATGGATTTGATGACCATAGCCTTTGAAGAGAACAGGCCCAAAGACGCAGATGAGATCGCTGATATATCAAGGCAGGTGGTGCGTTTGTTTGGGTTGTGGGATTATGGGTCTTACTCAGCACAGTTTCAGCTTGCATTCGCAAGGAAAGATACCGGTCAGTGTATCACCATACTGAAAGATATGTTTCCGGCAATTCTTAAAAAATGGGAGCCGGGCCAATCGCCGCTGTACAGATACACAGGCAGTAAGTCCAGCACGGACCATTTTGGAAAGTCGATACTTCCAAAGATCTTAAGCGAATTTGAAGACCCTGAAAATGAGGAGTTTCATTTTCTACAGGATGAGCCAGAATTCAGGCAGCTTATCAGCGCATGGAAAGAAAAAATATGACAGAATCTAAAAACAATCAAACTGCTGAAGGAGGTTTCGCAGTTTGATTGTTTTTTCGTTTAACACCTGATATTAACTGTAAAGCCCAAAACTCAACAGATAGGCTACAAGTACAGCCGCAGGTCCTGTGACAAGTCTTGTAAAGAGCATGGCGGGTACGCCGGCGCTCACGGTATCGTCCTCAGCTTCCGCCAGGGTCAGCGCTACAGGTACAAAATCACATCCTACCTGAGAGTTGATGGCAAACAGTGCAGGAAGAGAATAAGCGATGGGAATGGTTCCTTTCCCGATCTCTACACCGAGGAGTACACCTACCACCTGTGCGATCACCGCACCGGGTCCAAGGACCGGGGACAGGAACGGAATGGCACAGAAAACGGACAGCCCCAGAAGGCCTGGAAGACTTCCGGCCAATGGTTTGATGGCATTTGCCAGGAGATCGCCGATGCCGGTATAGTTGATGATACCAACCATGATGCTGACGAAGATCATGAACGGCAAAATGTTTTTCAGGACAATATCCAGAGTGTCCCGGCCGGCCTGATAAAATACATTCACAATACTTCCAATGCCGCGGCCCATGCTGGTAATAAAGTTAAAAAATTGATTTCCTCCAGAGGCGGGGGAGGATTCTTTTATCTCAGCCGGTTCTGGGACAGCCTGCCCGGATACTTCAGGTTCAGATGGAACAGCCTCACCGCTTTGGGTAATACAGTCCAGTGTAGTGCCGGAGACAAAATTATCTTCTTTGATATATTTGCTGAGCGGCCCGGACGGGGAGATGGGGTGGATATCGATGGTCTTTACTCCCATTTTCGGATAAACACCGCACCGGAGCGTCCCGCCGCAGTCTACCACTGCGATGATGATGGTGTCGGGTTCCACTTTGTTGTTAAAGGCATCCACTACCGGGACACCAAGCAGCGACGCAATTTTTTCAGCCAGAGGATGAATGGAGCCTCCGGTGACAGAAGCGACGACTTTCCTGGTTTCCGTTTCATAGACAGTCAATGGCCCGCCCCATCCGCTGGAGCCTTTTGTGATCGTTACAGATGGTTTCATTTTGCTGCACCTCCTTTATTTTTTGCCATGATCTTTTTCGTGAGGAATTCAGTGGCATTTCCACGAATAAAGATAACGATGACGCCGGCCAGCAGGTAACGTACGGCCAAAGGCATAGTGGAGTAGCCGAGCTTTGTAATGCCGGCTGCGATACCGGTCCAAACAAACAGTTCTCCGGCATTTCCGTGTGGAAACAGGCCGGTGATAGGGTGCGCAAAGGAGAAACAGGCATCGATAAAGGCAGGTTTCTGGTCTTCCTCCACGAACCGTCCCATAGTATAGCACATGGGATTGGTCAAAAAGAAAAGGGAGATTACAGGCAGCAGGGTGTAACGGAGCAGGCGGAACCGGGTCAGTTTTTTAGAGAAATTCATGACCCTGTCCTCTCCTACCAGAGTGATGATGGCATTGATACAGGTGAGCAGGATCAGAAGATTGGGAAGAATTCCGGTGATCAGGCCCATCAGGTTTTCTCCTCCTGCGGATACGATCCCGGTAAATCCTTCGGCTAGTTTTACAAATACATTCATAAATATATCCTCCTTAACATGGACAGACAGCAGTTTTCCGTTTACCGGAAATTTGTTCTAAGGCTGAGGCAAAAGCGGCCTTATCATTTTTCCGTTTCATCAGGGCAGTGACAGAGCAGGCAGGACATCCGATATAGTCATTTTTTTGATTGAATCTGGAAAATACAGTCCGTCCTTTCATTTCATAGTAATCTACAATCTCATCTGATTCATTGACCACGACCAGCACGATAACGCCCGGGCGGAAGGTCAGGCCGGATTTGGCAGTTCCGATGGCCAGAAGATTCGGTGTATGGCGGTAGGCCTTCTTCAGGTCTTCAATGGACTGGTACATTCGTTTGATCTGAAACCAGCCGAAGGCGGCCTGAGCTACCATTGTGACCATCAAGATCCCAAGAACATAAGTAAACATAAAGTGGTTAGCACCTCCTTGATATGAATAGATTGACAAGAAGTTTCACGTGAACTCTTAACATGTGTTGATACTATCCTGCCCTCAAAGTGAAGTCAATTCATCTGATTGTTTTGGAACATATTTTACGATTGCACAAAAATAAATACAAAAAACCAGAGTGTTCCATAACATTTGTTCCATGTCTTCACTTTTGGTTGACGAAGGTGAAGGAAGGTAATTATGATGGGGTTGAATTTCAATACAAACCTGAATTATAAGAAAGAGGTGCTAACTATGCAAACACGAGCGATCAGACTTTATGGAAAAGAGGACTTGAGGCTGGATACATTTGAACTGCCGCCTATAAAGGAAGATGAGATTTTGGTAAAGGTCATTTCTGACAGCGTCTGTATGTCCACTTATAAGCTGTCTAAGCAGGGGGCAGCCCACAAGAGAGCCAGGCCGGATCTTAAAGAGAGGCCTTCGGTCATCGGGCATGAGATGTCAGGAGTTATCATAGAAACAGGCGCGAAATGGAAAGATCTATACCAGGAGGGCCAGAAGTTTACGGTGTTGCCCACGGTCACTGAAAACGGCCGGATGAAAACAGCGGGTTACTACTACGAGACTTATGGGGGAGACTGCACCTACTGTATTCTTCCCCGGGAAGTTATGGAGCACGGCTGTCTGATTCCATTTAATGGAGACTCCTTTTTTGAAGCTTCCTTATCAGAGCCCACGGCCTGTATCATTGCCGGGTATCGGAGAATGTACCACACATCGGAGGAAGACCATGAACACCGTATGGGAGTGAAACCCCAGGGAAGTCTTGTGATCTTTGGAGCGTGCGGACCCATGGGGCTAGAGTGTATTGACTATGCCCTACAGCTGGAAAACGGGCCTTCTAAGATTGTCGCCGTTGATATGTCCAAAGACCGGCTTAACAGAGCAGAAAAAATGCTGGTTCCTGACCCGGAAAGCGGAAAAGAGCTGTATTTTGTGAATGCAAATGAATGCCGGGATACGGCAGAGGAACTGAAAGATCTGAACGGTGGCAGAGGATATGATGATGTGTTTGTCTATGCTCCGGTGGAAACTTTGATCGAGCAGGCGGACCGGGTGCTGGGAAAAGACGGGTGCATGAATTTCTTTGCTGGCCCTGTGGATCAATCGCTTTCAGCCAGGATCAATATGTACAATGTGCATTATTCATACACCCATCTGGTGGGATTTACCGGAAGCACCAATGAGGATCTCCATGACGCCCTGAAGCTGATGGAACAAAAAAGAATCCGCCCTACGGTGATGGTAACACATATCGGAGGATTAAGCAGTGCCATTGAGACTACTCTGCATGTTCCGGAGATCCCGGGCGGGAAAAAAATGATCTATACACAGATCGATCTGCCGCTGACAGCTATTGAAGATTTTGCGGAGCTTGGCAGGGAGAATCCACTGTTTGAAAAGCTGGCAGTATCATGTGAGGCCCACAACGGATGCTGGAATGCGGAGGCTGAAAAGATTTTGCTGGATGAATATAATGTAGATCTGACACGATAGGGAGGAAGGGAATGTTAGTTACTTTAAAGGGATTATTAGAAGATGCTAAGAACAAAAAACAGGCGGTTGGGGCATTCAACGGAACCACATTGGAAGGAATTCGTGCCATAATCGGTGCAGCTGAGGAGTTTCAGAGGCCGGTGATCCTCCAGCATGCCCAGAGTCATGATACGATCATAGATTTAAATGAGATTGCCCCGCTGATGCTGCACTATGCAAGGAGTGCCTCTGTGCCGGTGGCAGTGCATCTGGACCACGGAAGCACCTTCAAACGGTGCATGGAGGCAATACGGGCAGGGTTTACTTCTGTTATGTATGATGCGTCTGCCAAGCCGTTTGAGCAGAATCTCATGGAGACGGCAGAGATTGTTAAAGCTGCCCACAGTGTGGGAGTATCTGTGGAAGCAGAACTTGGGCATGTGGCAAATATCAATGAGGATCCCGGGGAGGACAACATTTATACGGATCCTGCTCTGGCTGAGGAGTTTGTGAAGCGTACTGGAGTGGACTGCCTGGCCGTTGCCTTTGGCACAGTGCATGGTCTTTATGTAAAGCAGCCAAGGCTGGATCTTTCCATTGTAACTCAGATCAGTGAAAAAACCGGCATTCCCCTGGTCATGCACGGGGGCTCTGGGGTATCCGGAGACAATTACCGCAGAGCCATAAAAGAGGGAATCTGTAAGATTAACTATTATACATATATGAATACAGCGGGAGGGAACGCGGCTAGAAGCTTTGTAAAACAGTCCGGAGAACATCTGGCCTATGACTGTCTTACACTGGCGGCCACGGAAGCTATGAAGCAGGATGTGATGGCTGCCATGAGAATATTTGGAATGGATGAGTGACCTGCAGATCTGCTATAATCGTGTCAGCAGAGGGAATACAGTCAGTGTGGGAGGGAGAATGATGGCAGATGCAGAGGAAGTCAGGATGCTTGCTGAGATCACCAGGCTTTATTATGAGGAGGAATGGACACAGCAGAGGATCGCTAAAAAGTTTAATATGAGCCGGTCCCTGGTTTCGAAGCTGCTTTCTAAAGCGAGAAAGATCGGGATTGTAGAGATCATTATCCATGACGAGGAGTTTCACCCGTACAGGAAGCTGGAGGAGGAACTTAAGAAACGGTTTCAGATCAGAGAGGTAGTGTGCGTCAGTGTGGAAAACAGTGAAAATCCGGTAAAAACAGTGGGTGCGGCAGCAGCAAAATATGTGGCGAGAAAGCTGTCTACTGTGAAGTATGTGGCAATGACGGCGGGAACTACCACCCGCCAGATCGCTGAGAGCTTTTCATCGGGAGTGCCCTTTGACCATGTGACATTTGTACCTATGTCGGGAGGATTGGGGGAAGAACGGTGGGAGATCCAGGCCAATGTGGTGTGTGAGCGGATGGCAAAGAACAGCGGGGGGAACAGCCTTCAGCTGCATGCCCCCATTGTTTTAGATTCCTATGAGGCAAAGGAAATGCTTTTAAAGCAGCACTTTATTAAAAGTGTTATGGAAAAAGCCAGAAATGCGGAACTGGCTGTGGTGGGACTTGGCAGCTCACCTCAGTATTTTGAGCTGACCGAATCTTATCTGCACGGGATCAACCGGGAGAAGGATGACATCAGCAGACGCCTGGTCGGTGACATTTCTTATAATTATTTTGACAAAGAGGGAGAACTGATAGACTGTAAATGGAACAGGCAGCTCATCTCTTTAAATATTGAAGAGATCAAACGGATTCCGGAAGTGATTGCTGTGACAGAGGGGACAGAGAAAGCGGCAAGTCTGTATGCGGCTCTCAAACATAAGATCGTGGACGGGCTGGTGACCGATGTTCATTCCGCCAGAGAGCTGATCGAGATGGATCGGAGAAGGCTTATGGGAAAGGAAAATTAATTTTAAAATAGACTGTTTGGAAAATCGAAAATGATTTTCCAAACAGTCTATTTTACATTTAAATTCCATTACAGATAGGTTTGCATAAGATTTAGAATTATTTTAATTATAAAGTATAAAATAGCAATGTATGATATGAATTTGCCGGTCTTAGCTCCAAGATCACCGGGATATCTCATAGCTAAAAGAAGTCCCAGAAAGCTTAATATCAAATAGAGAAATAAACTATAATGTAGTCCGTCCAGAGAAATGATTCCATTTTGATTGCCTGACCAGATCGGAATTCCAAATCGCGCAAGAATCATATCTCCATAACAGGTCATAGGTGGAAAAGTAAAACCAAAAAACAGAGTAATGACACTGAGGACAATGGAATAAGTTCCAAGGCCAGATTTTCTGCCACTATTATATCGGTTGACCAGACAAGCTGAAACCTTAAAAAAAGTATAACCCAAAAGTCCTCCAAGGGTATTTGCAATCAGATCATCAATGTCTGCCAGCCTTCCCACGAAGAAAAACTGAATGCATTCGATGAAAAGGGACAAAAGCAATATAATTAGCACTGTTTTTTTCAGACTTCGTTTTTCAGTCTGCTGCATTAAGGGGACAAATACTCCCATGGGCAGGAACAACAAGATATTTAATATGATGTAAGAAAGGTCTTCACCGATAAAAGGAATCAGATTATAGTTATGGGCTCCATTGAGACTCCAGGCATCAAAAGCAAACATGCCCGTGACAATACCAATAAAAATAAGATATACAGTAAAGAGGTACTGCAAAAACCAATCGCCGTTTTTAAAAGTTTTTGTCTTACCCATTACTTTTAATACGATTGCAATTAATGCATAAATAATCAATCCAGCGATCAGAGCCTGGGCAAGCAGTATAGCGCCTTTAGAAAAATTTTCTTTCATGATTAATCCTCTTTCTTCCATCGGAGCACAGACAATAATGTCAGGTAACAGCCAACCGCCAGGAAAAACAGCACCGTAGTGAGCCTTGTACGAATAAATATATTCTGGTGCTTCTTGTATAGTGCTAAAAGAATCCCCTGACTGATGACAAAAGCTGAAAACAGCCAACCGAGATAAACTGTAAGATTCTTAAATGTGACGAAAAACAGCCCCTTTTCTGTTTTAATGATATAATCTCGGTATAATTTCCTAATAACCAACAGAAAAGCTAAAGCAGATGAAAGAAAAATCAGAAAAGTTTGCCCAATGGAAAGGTTATATAGATTATGTTTTTCTTCGGGCGGTATGATATATTCATAGCCGGTTTCTTTCACAATTCTTTTTACTTGCTGGACAACCTGATGATATTCATTTTTATTATCATAATGTAGATACCCTTCACACTTGTCAGATAAAAGAATCTGTTTAAAATCCAGAGTATCCTGAGGAGATAGCTTAATGCTAGGCATGATTAAATAATTGTCTAAATTGATAATTTCTTCATCAACCTTGACATTTGTTTTTTTGTCTAGAAAACCTATTATTTTACAGCGGATATTTTTAGTTGCTAGATACGAGTTTTCAACAATAGAATTTAGCTTAAAAATATGTTTATAATTTGCACCCGCCACAACAGGAACGATCTGATTAGAAGTTTTTTTATATGCAGATTGATTAAAAAATTCTCCAGTTTGTATGCTTTGATCGAGATTTTGTCTTTTTGCATAGAGTTCTGAAACCTGCATAGATTTCAAGGGTGTGATCAGCACATCATCTATTTTTTGGTTTCCTTTCCTGTTAATGAAACTTTTGCTGCCTTGAAATTTTTTTGTATAAATAAAATCTTGGTTTGATATTTCATAATAATCAATATTTTTTATATTCATAAGATGTTGATATACCTGTTTTAAAATATTTAAAGAATCTTTTTTTCTTAGAAAGTTTTCATAACGGTAACCTTTTCTGTCGTAATTGTCAGTTAGCAGCCAATCTCCTTGGCTGCTATTTTGAGAAATTGAGGAATTATTTCTTTCGACAATTAAGGCATAAGAATAGACAGATGATCCAAAGACAAATATGATTATAATGGTCACGAAAACCAGATAATGTTTCAGTCTGTTATTAAAATCCATAATACACACTTGAAGAATACAAATCAATCAGACAGCAATTTTTTGTGGCCCATCCGGTACTATTCTCCACTTTGCCTTTTCCCCATATTCTTTTTGAAGTTTTCCAACATCCTGTTGAATAGTCTGCCCACAATTTAACTGTAACATAATGCTTCTGGTTTGCCGTTACATACCCCTTGCCGTTTCCTTTAAGATAACCTTTTTTCCAGTTCTTGTTTGCTTTTGCTTCTTTAGCCGTGATTTCCTTAGTCGAAACCCAATGTTTTGATGCCTTGACTCTTTTATCCATGGCGAAGGCAGAAGTAGATGAGGAAAATATAGTTGTTGTGATTAATAAACCAATTAAAAGTCTTTTCATGTCAATACCTTTTTTTCTTTAAATATCAATAGTTTCCATTATATGCATATAATCTTTGTACACTATACCATCGATGGAGCTTTTAGTCAAGACTAGAAAAGGCGTTAAGTCGTTTCCGTTTTATGAATACTATTAATGCTATTAAAAGATAGGAGAATCAATCTTTTGATTATAGACTTATAAGAAACGTATTCAACATCTCATCACAAACATTAAGTACTTCTTTTATCTGGTTGTTTTCAAGACGATCATAATGGATCCCACATTGGATACAGACAGGTTCGTGCAGGTTTTCCCAGAGGGCATTGGCCCAGCGTGTACTCACATATCCGTCTTTATGTCCCGGAAACTGTAGAGTTTGAATATTTCCATTATACCCCATAAAACTCACCGCGCCAATATGAGTGCGGCTTCCGCCTGCGATAAGAACTTGGATACCCTCATCGAGATGGGTCACATGGGCACAGATCTCATACCCGAACAATTCTGTCTTCAGCAAAGTCTGCTTTATCATTTCATTTTCCTTCCCATCGCTGAAATCCTTCAAATTCTACTCCGAACTGATCTAAAATCTTGCCGGCCACGTGCCTTGTCATATCCGCCACAGACTGAGGATGATTGTAATAACTCAGCACAGGGGGCAGGATGACGGCGCCAGCCTGGGAAACTTCATACATATTTCTCAGGTGGATGTTGCTAAGAGGACACTCCCTGGCCACAAGCACAAGTTTCCGGCGTTCCTTCAAGGTCACATCGGCGGCCCGGAGAAGCAGGCTGTCACTGTACCCGCAGTGAATCCCCGCTAAGGTTTTCATACTGCATGGAACAACGATCATACCGTCCATGGGACAACTGCCGCTGGCCGGAGCGGCACCGATATTGCGGTTATCATAGACTGTATGGGAAAGGCCCTGGAGATCCTCTAAGGTTAAATTGGTTTCCAGTGAGAGGGTTCTTGCAGCACTGTCTGTGCAGATTAAATGAGTTTCTATTCTGGAAGCTTTTAATGCCCGCAGTACTTCCACGGCCAACGGCATGCCGGATGCCCCGCTTATGCCCACCAATAATCGTTTTTTTCTCATATTCTACACCTCATGTTCCTTCTGTCCAGACATCCACGGGCTGGGATCAACGTCTAAAAACTGTGCTCTTTGGAACCGCTTTTTTAATGAAAAGGGAACAGTACAGTCAAAAATGGTCTTGCAGGCGATCCCATGATCCCGGATACTCGGTGAAAAGTCAGGATCATTGGATGGATCCAGCGGATGACAGCGGACACCGGGGATGGTGATGATATCCGCATCACCCTGGAACCTGGTGTTCATAGCCCATAACACATCATTCATATCAAAACAGTCCACATCTTCATCAACGAGGAATATGTGCTTCAGTTCGCTGAAGGCAGAAAATGCCAGAAGAGCAGCCTGTCTCTGGCGTCCCTCATCGCTGGCTGTTTTTTTGCAGAATTGCAGGACTGCCATATATTTGCCTCCCCCGGCAGAACAGCAGTATACATTCTGAAGACGTCCGGGCATGGCCTTTTCGATCATTCCGATAATGCTGGCTTCTGTGGGGATTCCTGCCATGGATACATGTTCTTCGCTGGGACCGATGCATGTTTGTAAAATAGGATCTTTCCGGTGTGTCACAGCCGTCACCTTGATCATCCAGCATTGACTGCTGGCAGGACCCGTATATCCCGGGAATTCCGGCATGGCGTAACCTGTATGGCTGTTCTGGTCCTCCTGCACACGCACTCCGGGAATCACTTCTCCTTCAATAACATACTCTGCATTGGCAATGGCATGTTCCTTGACAGTGAGACAGCGGCATAACTTTACAGGTTCCCCACGAAGGGCACCGGCGATGGACAGCTCATCGAATCCCAGCGGTGTGGTGGGCGGTTCAAAACAGGAGCCAACCTCGATGGCAGGATCCACACCGATACTGACAGAGATCGGCAGCCGCTGGTTAAGCTCCTCTGCCCGCTCTGCCATGGCGCCGATATGCCGCGCACCGGGAGTAAAAAAGATGGAGAGTTCATCTTTTCCCTGAATACAGAGCCGGTGGATGGTCACATCACTGAGACCTGTGTCTGGATGGGAGGCATAGCACATGCCAAGGGTAATATAAGGTCCAGCATCCACTGGTGTGTTGGTCGGGGCCGGGACCAGCTTTCTCAAGTCAAAATCCGGGGAATCCGCCCGGTGGACCACCTCCTGGCACTGTGCTTTTCCATGGATCACCACTGGCTCTATGGGATGTCCGGCACATTCAAACAGCTTCCAGCCAAGCTTCTCAGGGGGACAATCCAGAAGGGAAGCCACTCGTTTGCGGCTTGCCAGAAGACCGATGGCGGCTTTAGCCCCAGGATGTCCTTTTACTCTGTGGAACAGCATAGCCGGCCCTTCCTTTGTAGGGCGCTTGACAGTCCCTCCTGCTCCCACATGGCGGTAGATACCGGAAAGCTCTGCCATAGGTTCCACAGGAACATGGGTTTCCAAAAGCTGTCCGGGCATTTCTTTTAATCGTTCAATAGCACTTCGAAGATCAGTAACTTTATCAGACATAAATCTTATTCCTTTCTTGTATTTCATGAATTTTATGTGAAACAGGGGCCTTTTGTAACCATATTAGCAAGGGGCAGGTAGTGAATCAATTCGATTTGTAGTATAATTGATTCCATAATGGAATGAATAGGAGGCAGCCATGACCTTTGAACAATTAAGTGATATGATCGCCGTAGTGGAAAATGACACGTTTCTGGAAGCAGCAGAAACCTTGAATATATCTCAATCAACTCTGTCAAAAAAAATCATTAAGCTGGAAAGAGAGTTGAATGTAAAATTATTTGATCGGAGTAAAAGAAAAGCCTCGCTGACTGAGGCCGGAAGGATATTCTATGAGGAAGCCTGCCGTCTGAACCAGGACTATTTTGAGATGCTCACAAGA
Coding sequences within:
- the srlE gene encoding PTS glucitol/sorbitol transporter subunit IIB; this translates as MKPSVTITKGSSGWGGPLTVYETETRKVVASVTGGSIHPLAEKIASLLGVPVVDAFNNKVEPDTIIIAVVDCGGTLRCGVYPKMGVKTIDIHPISPSGPLSKYIKEDNFVSGTTLDCITQSGEAVPSEPEVSGQAVPEPAEIKESSPASGGNQFFNFITSMGRGIGSIVNVFYQAGRDTLDIVLKNILPFMIFVSIMVGIINYTGIGDLLANAIKPLAGSLPGLLGLSVFCAIPFLSPVLGPGAVIAQVVGVLLGVEIGKGTIPIAYSLPALFAINSQVGCDFVPVALTLAEAEDDTVSAGVPAMLFTRLVTGPAAVLVAYLLSFGLYS
- the srlA gene encoding PTS glucitol/sorbitol transporter subunit IIC, producing the protein MNVFVKLAEGFTGIVSAGGENLMGLITGILPNLLILLTCINAIITLVGEDRVMNFSKKLTRFRLLRYTLLPVISLFFLTNPMCYTMGRFVEEDQKPAFIDACFSFAHPITGLFPHGNAGELFVWTGIAAGITKLGYSTMPLAVRYLLAGVIVIFIRGNATEFLTKKIMAKNKGGAAK
- a CDS encoding transcriptional regulator GutM; protein product: MFTYVLGILMVTMVAQAAFGWFQIKRMYQSIEDLKKAYRHTPNLLAIGTAKSGLTFRPGVIVLVVVNESDEIVDYYEMKGRTVFSRFNQKNDYIGCPACSVTALMKRKNDKAAFASALEQISGKRKTAVCPC
- a CDS encoding zinc-binding dehydrogenase, giving the protein MQTRAIRLYGKEDLRLDTFELPPIKEDEILVKVISDSVCMSTYKLSKQGAAHKRARPDLKERPSVIGHEMSGVIIETGAKWKDLYQEGQKFTVLPTVTENGRMKTAGYYYETYGGDCTYCILPREVMEHGCLIPFNGDSFFEASLSEPTACIIAGYRRMYHTSEEDHEHRMGVKPQGSLVIFGACGPMGLECIDYALQLENGPSKIVAVDMSKDRLNRAEKMLVPDPESGKELYFVNANECRDTAEELKDLNGGRGYDDVFVYAPVETLIEQADRVLGKDGCMNFFAGPVDQSLSARINMYNVHYSYTHLVGFTGSTNEDLHDALKLMEQKRIRPTVMVTHIGGLSSAIETTLHVPEIPGGKKMIYTQIDLPLTAIEDFAELGRENPLFEKLAVSCEAHNGCWNAEAEKILLDEYNVDLTR
- a CDS encoding class II fructose-bisphosphate aldolase — its product is MLVTLKGLLEDAKNKKQAVGAFNGTTLEGIRAIIGAAEEFQRPVILQHAQSHDTIIDLNEIAPLMLHYARSASVPVAVHLDHGSTFKRCMEAIRAGFTSVMYDASAKPFEQNLMETAEIVKAAHSVGVSVEAELGHVANINEDPGEDNIYTDPALAEEFVKRTGVDCLAVAFGTVHGLYVKQPRLDLSIVTQISEKTGIPLVMHGGSGVSGDNYRRAIKEGICKINYYTYMNTAGGNAARSFVKQSGEHLAYDCLTLAATEAMKQDVMAAMRIFGMDE
- a CDS encoding sugar-binding transcriptional regulator; protein product: MSDLQICYNRVSRGNTVSVGGRMMADAEEVRMLAEITRLYYEEEWTQQRIAKKFNMSRSLVSKLLSKARKIGIVEIIIHDEEFHPYRKLEEELKKRFQIREVVCVSVENSENPVKTVGAAAAKYVARKLSTVKYVAMTAGTTTRQIAESFSSGVPFDHVTFVPMSGGLGEERWEIQANVVCERMAKNSGGNSLQLHAPIVLDSYEAKEMLLKQHFIKSVMEKARNAELAVVGLGSSPQYFELTESYLHGINREKDDISRRLVGDISYNYFDKEGELIDCKWNRQLISLNIEEIKRIPEVIAVTEGTEKAASLYAALKHKIVDGLVTDVHSARELIEMDRRRLMGKEN
- a CDS encoding VanZ family protein → MKENFSKGAILLAQALIAGLIIYALIAIVLKVMGKTKTFKNGDWFLQYLFTVYLIFIGIVTGMFAFDAWSLNGAHNYNLIPFIGEDLSYIILNILLFLPMGVFVPLMQQTEKRSLKKTVLIILLLSLFIECIQFFFVGRLADIDDLIANTLGGLLGYTFFKVSACLVNRYNSGRKSGLGTYSIVLSVITLFFGFTFPPMTCYGDMILARFGIPIWSGNQNGIISLDGLHYSLFLYLILSFLGLLLAMRYPGDLGAKTGKFISYIAILYFIIKIILNLMQTYL
- the lpdD gene encoding prenylated flavin chaperone LpdD, translating into MIKQTLLKTELFGYEICAHVTHLDEGIQVLIAGGSRTHIGAVSFMGYNGNIQTLQFPGHKDGYVSTRWANALWENLHEPVCIQCGIHYDRLENNQIKEVLNVCDEMLNTFLISL
- a CDS encoding UbiX family flavin prenyltransferase → MRKKRLLVGISGASGMPLAVEVLRALKASRIETHLICTDSAARTLSLETNLTLEDLQGLSHTVYDNRNIGAAPASGSCPMDGMIVVPCSMKTLAGIHCGYSDSLLLRAADVTLKERRKLVLVARECPLSNIHLRNMYEVSQAGAVILPPVLSYYNHPQSVADMTRHVAGKILDQFGVEFEGFQRWEGK
- a CDS encoding UbiD family decarboxylase: MSDKVTDLRSAIERLKEMPGQLLETHVPVEPMAELSGIYRHVGAGGTVKRPTKEGPAMLFHRVKGHPGAKAAIGLLASRKRVASLLDCPPEKLGWKLFECAGHPIEPVVIHGKAQCQEVVHRADSPDFDLRKLVPAPTNTPVDAGPYITLGMCYASHPDTGLSDVTIHRLCIQGKDELSIFFTPGARHIGAMAERAEELNQRLPISVSIGVDPAIEVGSCFEPPTTPLGFDELSIAGALRGEPVKLCRCLTVKEHAIANAEYVIEGEVIPGVRVQEDQNSHTGYAMPEFPGYTGPASSQCWMIKVTAVTHRKDPILQTCIGPSEEHVSMAGIPTEASIIGMIEKAMPGRLQNVYCCSAGGGKYMAVLQFCKKTASDEGRQRQAALLAFSAFSELKHIFLVDEDVDCFDMNDVLWAMNTRFQGDADIITIPGVRCHPLDPSNDPDFSPSIRDHGIACKTIFDCTVPFSLKKRFQRAQFLDVDPSPWMSGQKEHEV